The region GTCAGGCGATCAGTTGTTCGAGCACGCGACGATACACGTTCTTCAGCGGGTCGATGTGAGCGAGTTCGATATGCTCGTCGATCTTGTGGATGCTGGCGTTCAGTGGGCCGAATTCGACCACCTGGTCGCAGATGCGCGCGATGAAGCGGCCGTCCGAGGTGCCGCCGGTGGTGGACAGTTCGGTCGTGACGCCGGTTTCGTCCTTGATCGCTTTCGCCAGCGCGTTCGACAGATCGCCGCGCGGCGTGAGGAACGGCAGGCCGCTCACGGTCCACTGCAGGTCGTATTCAAGGTTGTGCCTGTCGAGGATCGCGTGCACGCGCGCTTGCAAACCTTCGACCGTGCTCGCCGTCGAGAAGCGGAAGTTGAACAGCACGTCGGCGTGGCCCGGGATCACGTTGCTCGCGCCGGTGCCGCTGTGAATGTTCGACACTTGCCAGGTAGTGGGCGGGAAGTATTCGTTGCCGTCGTCCCAGCGTTCGGCGACCAGTTCGGCCAGCGCGGGTGCAAGCAGATGCACCGGATTCTTCGCCAGATGCGGATAGGCGATGTGGCCTTGTACACCCTTGACGATCAGCTTGCCCGACATCGAGCCGCGCCGGCCGTTCTTTACCGTGTCGCCGAACTGCGCGCTCGACGTCGGCTCGCCGACAATGCAGTAGTCCATGCGCTCGCCGCGCGCTTGCAGCGCTTCGACGACCTTGACAGTGCCGTCGGTGGCGGGGCCTTCTTCATCGCTCGTGATCAGGAGCGCGATCGAGCCGCGATGCGCGGGGTGCGCGGCGACGAACTCTTCGCTTGCCACCACGAAGCCGGCGATCGACGTCTTCATGTCGGCCGCGCCGCGTCCGTATAGCTTGCCGTCGCGATGGGTCGGCTCGAACGGCGCCGAATTCCATTGTTCGAGCGGGCCGGTCGGCACGACATCCGTGTGGCCGGCGAACGCGAGCAGCTTGCCGCGCGTGCCGTCGACGCCGCGTTTGACGGCCCACAGGTTGGTCACGCCGTTCGATTCGATCGTCTCGTGTTCGAAGCCGAGCGCGGACAGGCGCTCGATCAACAGGCGCTGGCAATGCTGGTCGTCGGGCGTCACGGAGGCGCGCGCGATCAGTTGTTCGGTAAGGGCGAGGGTGCCGGACATGGATTCAGTACAAGCCACTTTGAAATGAAAAAATGCCGGCTGGCGGTGCAGCACCGCAGCCGGCAACAGCTTTTGAGCAACGCGGCGAGGCCGCGCTTTACTTCTTGTTGCGTTCGATCTTGTGCGTCAGATCACGCGAACAGCGCTTCGTATTCGTCCGCCGCAAAACCGAGCGACTTCACACGCCCGTTGACAACGAGCACCGGCCGCTTGATCACCGACGGCTTGTGGATCATCAGCGCGATCGCGCCCGATTGCGTGTCCGCCGCCGACTTCATGTCGTCCGACAGGCCGCGC is a window of Paraburkholderia sp. IMGN_8 DNA encoding:
- the dapE gene encoding succinyl-diaminopimelate desuccinylase, which codes for MSGTLALTEQLIARASVTPDDQHCQRLLIERLSALGFEHETIESNGVTNLWAVKRGVDGTRGKLLAFAGHTDVVPTGPLEQWNSAPFEPTHRDGKLYGRGAADMKTSIAGFVVASEEFVAAHPAHRGSIALLITSDEEGPATDGTVKVVEALQARGERMDYCIVGEPTSSAQFGDTVKNGRRGSMSGKLIVKGVQGHIAYPHLAKNPVHLLAPALAELVAERWDDGNEYFPPTTWQVSNIHSGTGASNVIPGHADVLFNFRFSTASTVEGLQARVHAILDRHNLEYDLQWTVSGLPFLTPRGDLSNALAKAIKDETGVTTELSTTGGTSDGRFIARICDQVVEFGPLNASIHKIDEHIELAHIDPLKNVYRRVLEQLIA